A stretch of the Solanum dulcamara chromosome 6, daSolDulc1.2, whole genome shotgun sequence genome encodes the following:
- the LOC129892670 gene encoding uncharacterized protein LOC129892670, which yields MADSSASNINFNNNDPINTSSTIVNVAATKTQFININPTTQLPIKLTGGANFATWVGQIQKQDNLICDTVMASVDSTIAPSVASTETSKQAWNYLHTKYANRSQTRIYSPRDALVKVQQDQKSVIDYLREIRTITDELAAAGACTSNEELVVKFLSGLGPEYEALSTVIHTRNSPISYEELAHKLTDHELYLKEAEKKQPPTPITSQVAQRTSNHNNNSRRQTLRWSGQPQWHSQTTPSGMQQ from the exons ATGGCGGACTCATCTGCTTCAAACATCAATTTCAACAACAACGACCCAATCAACACTTCTTCCACAATTGTGAATGTTGCTGCAACCAAAACGCAGTTCATTAACATCAACCCAACTACACAACTTCCAATCAAACTTACTGGTGGTGCAAACTTTGCAACATGGGTTGGTCAAATCCAAAAG CAAGATAATCTCATCTGCGACACCGTAATGGCATCTGTTGACTCCACCATTGCACCATCAGTTGCCTCTACAGAAACTTCGAAACAAGCGTGGAATTATTTACATACTAAATATGCAAACAGATCTCAAACCAGGATTTACAGCCCTCGAGATGCATTGGTGAAAGTTCAGCAAGATCAAAAATCTGTCATCGATTATCTCAGGGAAATAAGAACTATCACTGATGAATTAGCTGCTGCCGGTGCTTGCACTTCTAACGAAGAGTTGGTTGTAAAATTTTTGAGTGGTCTTGGACCTGAATATGAGGCCCTAAGTACTGTTATTCATACAAGAAATTCTCCTATTTCATATGAGGAATTGGCACACAAGCTCACAGATCATGAACTTTATCTAAAGGAAGCTGAAAAGAAGCAACCACCAACTCCTATCACTTCTCAAGTTGCACAACGAACATCTAATCACAATAACAATAGCAGAAGACAAACTCTTCGCTGGTCTGGTCAGCCTCAATGGCATTCACAAACTACTCCTTCTGGAATGCAACAATAG
- the LOC129893439 gene encoding agamous-like MADS-box protein AGL66, producing the protein MGRNKVELKKIEDSISRQQFYSKRKDSIIKKSNELAVLCEADVGLLMFSPDGEVTSYSSKESVEDIMLLVVNQRLIPNPNEQHLMQSLTQSKNEGEMVKKIAIAEAHEKKLNKLKQTLSEAQQKIRYYEPQVENISSVQEADAYKQFLMSAMEQIQQSKAKLLGGQEFLQRNEYAAVASVNTEDTAAAGNSRGWKF; encoded by the exons ATGGGTCGCAATaaggttgagttgaagaaaattGAGGATTCAATATCCCGTCAACAGTTCTATTCAAAGCGCAAGGATAGCATTATAAAGAAGTCAAATGAGTTGGCTGTTTTATGTGAAGCAGATGTTGGCCTTTTAATGTTTTCTCCAGACGGTGAAGTGACCAGCTATTCTAGCAAAGAAAG TGTTGAGGATATCATGCTTCTTGTTGTGAACCAGCG ACTCATTCCAAATCCAAATGAACAG CATTTGATGCAGAGTCTCACACAGTCAAAAAATGAAGGAGAAATGGTTAAGAAGATAGCTAT TGCCGAG GCTCATGAGAAGAAGCTTAATAAGCTCAAACAAACACTAAGTGAAGCACAACAGAAAATAAG GTATTACGAACCGCAAGTGGAGAATATCAGCTCAGTCCAAGAAGCTGATGCATATAAGCAGTTCCTTATGAGTGCTATGGAACAGATTCAACAATCAAAA GCAAAACTCTTGGGTGGCCAAGAATTTCTCCAGAGAAATGAATATGCCGCG GTGGCTTCTGTCAACACAGAGGATACGGCTGCTGCAG GAAACAGTAGGGGATGGAAGTTCTGA
- the LOC129893263 gene encoding beta-amylase produces the protein MNMSRASIGTSNLGVFPKVMGFPHQELSLVMIKKFNLARKQLLREKITFACHRKTGITRAIGTEATKATGPTLSSISLANYVPVYVMLPLDVISVDNVFRDQDKCEKQFKELREAGVDGIMVDVWWGIVEANGPGLYDWSAYRNLFQLVQKTGLKIQAIMSFHQCGGNIGDDVFIPIPKWVLEIGENNPDIFYTNRAGTRNKECLSLAVDNQPLFEGRTAVQIYSDYMRSFRENMSDFLEAGSIADIEVGLGPAGELRYPSYTQSQGWKFPGIGEFQCYDKYMRTDFKETATKVGHSEWDLPDDAGTYNNVPVETGFFGPNGTYLTEKGKFFLTWYSSKLLLHGDQILDEANKAFLGCKVKLSAKIAGIHWWYKDASHAAELTAGYYNLDNRDGYRPIARMLSRHYGTFNFTCLEMRNSEHPAYAKSGPQELVQQVLSVGWKENIDVAGENALSRYDDYAYNQILLNARPNGINKKGPPKLKMAGMTYLRLSEKLLQSRNFNTFKTFVKKMHADLDYCPEYEKPAPLGRSKEEISMDELLEATQRTKPFPWDEQTDARIGSILAEYWDRLLKKFFLSN, from the exons ACATTTGCTTGTCACCGAAAGACTGGAATTACTCGAGCCATTGGGACAGAAGCAACGAAG GCAACAGGTCCAACATTGAGCAGCATCTCTTTGGCCAACTATGTGCCTGTTTATGTAATGCTTCCA TTAGATGTTATTTCAGTGGACAATGTTTTTCGGGACCAAGATAAGTGCGAGAAGCAGTTCAAGGAGCTGAGAGAAGCTGGTGTTGATGGGATCATGGTGGATGTTTGGTGGGGAATCGTGGAGGCCAATGGCCCCGGGCTATATGATTGGTCTGCGTATAGGAACTTGTTCCAGCTTGTTCAAAAGACTGGCCTCAAAATACAAGCTattatgtcattccaccaatgtGGTGGCAATATAGGAGATGATGTTTTCATTCCCATACCCAAATGGGTGCTAGAAATCGGAGAAAACAACCCTGATATTTTCTATACTAATCGGGCTGGTACAAGGAACAAGGAATGCCTCTCACTTGCTGTGGATAACCAACCTCTGTTTGAAGGTCGAACTGCTGTCCAG ATTTACAGTGACTACATGAGGAGCTTTAGAGAGAATATGTCTGACTTCTTGGAAGCTGGAAGCATAGCAGACATAGAGGTAGGACTTGGTCCTGCTGGTGAGCTTAGATATCCTTCGTACACTCAGTCTCAAGGATGGAAATTCCCCGGCATTGGAGAATTTCAG TGCTACGACAAGTATATGAGAACAGATTTCAAGGAGACAGCAACAAAGGTAGGCCACTCAGAGTGGGATCTTCCAGATGATGCAGGAACATATAATAATGTACCTGTCGAAACAGGATTCTTTGGACCAAATGGTACATACCTTACTGAGAAAGGGAAGTTCTTCTTGACCTGGTACTCCAGCAAGCTACTGCTTCATGGAGATCAAATCCTTGATGAAGCAAACAAAGCTTTCCTGGGATGCAAAGTGAAGTTATCAGCGAAA ATAGCTGGAATTCACTGGTGGTACAAAGATGCCAGCCATGCTGCAGAGCTAACAGCTGGATATTATAATTTGGACAATCGAGATGGTTATCGACCAATAGCTAGGATGTTATCGAGACACTATGGTACGTTTAATTTCACTTGCCTTGAGATGAGAAATTCAGAACATCCAGCTTATGCAAAGTCTGGACCTCAAGAGCTAGTTCAACAG GTTTTGAGTGTTGGCTGGAAAGAGAACATTGATGTAGCAGGTGAGAATGCACTTTCAAGATATGATGACTATGCCTACAACCAAATCCTTCTCAATGCTAGGCCAAATGGTATCAACAAAAAGGGTCCACCAAAACTAAAAATGGCTGGGATGACTTACCTTCGATTATCTGAAAAACTCCTTCAAAGCAGGAACTTCAACACCTTCAAAACATTTGTCAAGAAAATGCATGCTGATCTG GATTACTGTCCTGAATACGAAAAACCAGCTCCCCTGGGCAGATCAAAAGAAGAGATTTCAATGGATGAACTTCTTGAAGCAACCCAACGAACAAAACCATTCCCATGGGATGAACAGACAGATGCAAGAATTGGCAGTATATTGGCTGAATACTGGGATAGGCTGCTTAAAAAGTTCTTTCTATCTAACTGA